The following are encoded together in the Raineyella sp. LH-20 genome:
- a CDS encoding transglutaminase family protein, which yields MRLSIDHVTGFRYASPVRASYNEARMTPVSTPTQVVWTSRLTITPHAWRTAYTDYWGTPVTCFEVHEPHDRLQIEARALVETRPVRDAGQDERRVPADDLDWATLRGPAVRDAMSEYLLNTGRTAPHEELAALAAELTDRPSRLAALDVCALVHDRMAYEAGATGVTSTAAEAWAGGRGVCQDFSHVTCGALRSLGIPARYVSGYLHPSGPDAVRGDTVEGESHSWVEFWCGSWQTYDPTAMHRVDESYVRIGHGRDYSDVSPLRGTYAGGDSEMFVKVTITALS from the coding sequence ATGCGGCTGAGCATCGACCACGTCACCGGGTTCCGCTACGCCTCCCCGGTCCGGGCGTCCTACAACGAGGCGCGGATGACTCCTGTCTCCACCCCGACCCAGGTGGTCTGGACCTCCCGGCTCACCATCACCCCGCATGCCTGGCGCACCGCCTACACCGACTACTGGGGCACCCCGGTGACCTGTTTCGAGGTGCACGAGCCGCATGACCGCCTCCAGATCGAGGCCCGGGCACTGGTCGAGACCCGCCCGGTGCGCGACGCCGGCCAGGACGAGCGCCGGGTGCCCGCCGACGACCTCGACTGGGCCACACTGCGCGGCCCGGCGGTGCGGGATGCGATGAGCGAGTATCTGCTCAACACCGGACGGACCGCGCCCCACGAGGAGCTGGCCGCGCTGGCCGCCGAGCTCACCGACCGGCCGTCCCGGCTGGCCGCACTGGACGTCTGCGCCCTGGTGCACGACCGGATGGCGTACGAGGCGGGCGCCACCGGGGTGACCTCGACCGCCGCGGAGGCCTGGGCGGGCGGCCGCGGCGTCTGCCAGGACTTCAGCCACGTCACCTGCGGGGCGCTGCGCAGTCTCGGCATCCCGGCCCGGTACGTGTCCGGCTACCTGCACCCGTCCGGGCCGGACGCCGTCCGCGGCGACACCGTCGAGGGCGAGTCCCACTCCTGGGTGGAGTTCTGGTGCGGATCGTGGCAGACGTACGATCCGACGGCGATGCACCGGGTGGACGAGTCGTACGTCCGGATCGGGCACGGCCGCGACTACTCCGACGTGTCTCCACTACGCGGGACGTACGCCGGTGGCGACTCGGAAATGTTTGTCAAGGTCACCATAACGGCGCTTTCGTGA
- a CDS encoding circularly permuted type 2 ATP-grasp protein — translation MADMVAHYRPGAAFDEMVGPYGTVREPYARLADMLGRMAPGDLKAIAETLSNSYLAAGVTFDVGGVERPFPLDAIPRIITARDWDIIDRGVRQRVRALEAFLDDAYNDQRAVADGVVPRSLITTSKHFHRVLHGMNPSNGARVQVAGIDLIRTPAGDMRVLEDNVRVPSGVSYVMTNRTAMASVMPEVMAEQRVRPVSDYAQHLLRALRAAAPDGIEDPTVVVLTPGVYNSAYFEHTLLARTMGVELVEGSDLECRRGKVYMRTTRGLQPVHVIYRRIDDDFIDPVHFRRDSLLGIPGIVNAVRSGGVALCNALGNGVADDKLVYTYVPDLIRYFLAEEPVLKNVDTWRLAEAAAREEVMDRLEELVVKPVDGSGGKGIVIGPFATPEQVTALRHRVEADPRGWIAQPLIQLSTVPTFVDDALGPRHVDLRPFAVNDGSDVWVLPGGLTRVALPEGEMIVNSSQGGGSKDTWVIAGPPSVPTATTDGTEAAESAPVDSAIETGPLAEPGPLAEPAPSTPAETAGHAESGPHTETTELADLAALPVPTQRPPDQLPARKTQQEQQQQAGRTPPHRLTARAAAEITRTEGVDRC, via the coding sequence ATGGCAGACATGGTCGCCCACTACCGTCCGGGCGCGGCGTTCGACGAGATGGTAGGGCCGTACGGCACCGTCCGCGAACCGTACGCCCGCCTGGCCGACATGCTCGGCCGGATGGCGCCGGGCGACCTGAAGGCGATCGCCGAGACCCTGTCCAACAGCTATCTCGCCGCAGGCGTCACCTTCGACGTCGGCGGGGTCGAGCGGCCGTTCCCGCTGGACGCCATCCCGCGGATCATCACCGCCCGGGACTGGGACATCATCGACCGGGGCGTACGCCAGCGGGTCCGGGCGCTGGAGGCGTTCCTCGACGACGCCTACAACGACCAACGGGCAGTGGCCGACGGGGTGGTTCCCCGATCGCTGATCACCACCTCGAAGCACTTCCACCGGGTGCTGCACGGGATGAACCCGTCCAACGGCGCGCGGGTCCAGGTGGCCGGCATCGACCTGATCCGCACCCCGGCCGGCGACATGCGGGTGCTGGAGGACAACGTCCGGGTGCCCTCGGGGGTGTCGTACGTGATGACGAACCGTACGGCGATGGCCTCGGTGATGCCCGAGGTGATGGCCGAGCAGCGGGTCCGGCCGGTGAGCGACTACGCCCAGCACCTGCTGCGGGCGCTGCGGGCCGCCGCCCCGGACGGCATCGAGGACCCGACGGTCGTCGTGCTCACCCCGGGCGTCTACAACTCGGCCTACTTCGAGCACACCCTGCTGGCCCGGACGATGGGCGTCGAGCTGGTCGAGGGATCCGACCTGGAGTGCCGGCGCGGCAAGGTCTACATGCGCACCACCCGCGGCCTGCAGCCGGTGCATGTGATCTACCGGCGGATCGACGACGACTTCATCGACCCGGTGCACTTCCGCCGCGACTCCCTGCTCGGCATCCCCGGCATCGTCAACGCGGTCCGCTCCGGCGGGGTCGCGTTGTGCAACGCGTTGGGCAACGGGGTCGCCGACGACAAGCTGGTCTACACCTACGTCCCCGACCTGATCCGCTACTTCCTCGCCGAGGAGCCGGTGCTGAAGAACGTCGACACCTGGCGGCTGGCCGAGGCGGCCGCCCGGGAAGAGGTGATGGACCGGCTGGAGGAGCTGGTCGTCAAGCCGGTCGACGGCTCGGGCGGCAAGGGCATCGTGATCGGGCCGTTCGCGACCCCCGAGCAGGTCACCGCGCTACGGCACCGGGTCGAGGCCGACCCGCGCGGCTGGATCGCCCAGCCGCTGATCCAGCTGTCGACGGTGCCGACCTTCGTCGACGACGCGCTGGGGCCGCGGCACGTCGACCTGCGGCCGTTCGCGGTCAACGACGGCAGCGACGTGTGGGTGCTGCCCGGCGGACTGACTCGGGTGGCGCTGCCGGAGGGCGAGATGATCGTCAACTCCTCCCAGGGCGGCGGTTCCAAGGACACCTGGGTGATCGCCGGACCGCCGTCGGTGCCGACCGCGACGACCGACGGGACGGAAGCGGCCGAGTCGGCACCCGTCGACTCAGCCATCGAGACCGGGCCGCTCGCCGAGCCCGGACCGCTCGCCGAGCCGGCGCCGAGCACCCCCGCCGAGACGGCCGGCCACGCCGAGTCGGGCCCGCACACCGAGACCACCGAACTCGCCGACCTGGCGGCGCTGCCGGTGCCGACCCAGCGCCCGCCGGACCAGCTGCCGGCCCGCAAGACCCAGCAGGAGCAACAGCAGCAGGCCGGCCGTACGCCACCGCACCGTCTCACGGCCCGGGCCGCCGCGGAGATCACCAGGACCGAGGGGGTCGACCGATGCTGA
- a CDS encoding alpha-E domain-containing protein, whose amino-acid sequence MLSRIAESLFWIGRYVERAEDTARLLQVQLRLFVEEPAVPTHTACSNLLTLLGVPSATYEPLLVRTDPRAAHEALVGLLAYDRHQPSSIAYSWEQTRDNARRAREVIPSPVWEVVNTTWQALPRTTPRAIRSQHGYLDWARERSALFYGLARGSMVRDEGWQFLQLGRSLEQADMTARLVTATTFAHGAIPWSAALRGCDAHDAFLRTYRGWHASAQALEFLVQDAAFPRSVMHGLTRATEALTGITGRAHGVGLPGEARYELGRLTEELAYLPTEALVDDLAGRMAQVQRTCQRVTAAITHRFFAAATEVAWTTEETH is encoded by the coding sequence ATGCTGAGCCGGATCGCCGAGTCGCTGTTCTGGATCGGCCGTTACGTCGAGCGCGCCGAGGACACCGCCCGGCTGCTCCAGGTGCAGCTGCGGCTGTTCGTCGAGGAGCCGGCGGTGCCCACCCACACCGCCTGCAGCAACCTGCTCACCCTGCTCGGCGTGCCGAGCGCGACGTACGAGCCGCTGTTGGTGCGGACCGATCCCCGCGCGGCCCATGAGGCGCTGGTCGGGCTGCTGGCGTACGACCGCCACCAGCCGTCGTCGATCGCGTACAGCTGGGAACAGACCCGCGACAACGCCCGCCGGGCTCGGGAGGTGATCCCGTCGCCCGTCTGGGAGGTGGTCAACACCACCTGGCAGGCGCTGCCCCGCACCACGCCGCGGGCGATCCGCTCCCAGCACGGCTACCTGGACTGGGCCCGGGAACGGTCCGCGCTCTTCTACGGCCTGGCCCGCGGCTCGATGGTCCGCGACGAGGGCTGGCAGTTCCTCCAGCTCGGCCGCAGCCTGGAACAGGCCGACATGACCGCCCGGCTGGTCACCGCGACGACCTTCGCCCACGGGGCCATCCCGTGGTCGGCGGCGCTGCGCGGCTGCGACGCCCACGACGCCTTCCTGCGCACCTACCGCGGCTGGCACGCCTCGGCCCAGGCACTGGAGTTCCTGGTGCAGGACGCCGCCTTCCCGCGCTCGGTGATGCACGGACTGACCCGGGCCACCGAGGCGCTGACCGGCATCACCGGCCGGGCCCACGGGGTCGGGCTGCCCGGCGAGGCCCGCTACGAGCTCGGCCGGCTCACCGAGGAGTTGGCCTACCTGCCGACCGAGGCGCTGGTGGACGACCTGGCCGGCCGGATGGCCCAGGTGCAGCGGACCTGCCAGCGGGTCACCGCGGCGATCACCCACCGCTTCTTCGCCGCGGCCACCGAGGTGGCCTGGACGACCGAGGAGACGCACTGA
- a CDS encoding heavy metal-binding domain-containing protein: MNQPPTAWSPPPAGAPVGPPVQAPPVAPAVQNPLLQGTTPGPGQPPTSHPQPARTGGPVPSTPGSGIATPQLSPVPQHAAPPSQPARPGQTAQPTPTSVEAPAPTPPGRVDHGLPVTTTDAMPGRTITGVIGDVMGVVSRSRELGGNREIQARTLLTERQQAVTRMVRMALGAHADAVVGMRFDTCQVSAEVIEVVAYGTAVRLAETSGFSAPGIDLPRPSVGGSASHPQTPTAG; this comes from the coding sequence ATGAACCAGCCGCCGACCGCATGGAGTCCGCCGCCCGCGGGCGCGCCCGTGGGCCCACCGGTCCAGGCACCGCCGGTCGCCCCAGCGGTCCAGAACCCTCTGCTCCAGGGCACGACCCCGGGCCCCGGCCAGCCGCCGACCAGCCACCCGCAGCCCGCCCGCACCGGCGGACCGGTGCCGAGCACACCCGGATCGGGGATCGCCACCCCGCAGTTGAGTCCGGTGCCGCAGCACGCCGCGCCGCCCTCCCAGCCGGCGCGCCCGGGACAGACCGCTCAACCCACCCCGACCAGTGTCGAGGCCCCTGCCCCGACCCCGCCGGGACGGGTCGACCACGGTCTGCCGGTCACCACGACCGACGCGATGCCCGGCCGCACCATCACCGGGGTGATCGGCGACGTGATGGGGGTGGTCTCCCGCTCCCGCGAGCTGGGCGGCAACCGCGAGATCCAGGCGCGGACGCTGCTCACCGAGCGGCAGCAGGCGGTCACCCGGATGGTCCGGATGGCGCTCGGGGCCCATGCCGACGCCGTGGTGGGGATGCGTTTCGACACCTGCCAGGTCAGTGCCGAGGTGATCGAGGTCGTGGCGTACGGCACTGCGGTGCGGCTCGCCGAGACCTCGGGGTTCAGCGCGCCCGGGATCGACCTGCCGCGGCCGTCCGTCGGCGGTAGCGCCAGCCACCCGCAGACCCCCACCGCCGGCTGA
- a CDS encoding ABC transporter ATP-binding protein, translating into MSTAQSSPKAAPQRPAFGPGGAGRGPGGHMAGRPTEKATNFGPSLRRLLGHLRPERALIGLVVVMAAAGVAFTVVGPKLIGRATDIIFAGVIGKSLPATVTVAGRTVAVTKDMVIEGLRSYAQGGPAMPGLSGGAVTPATAGRFADMLQGMNVVPGQGIQFTALGTVLGLALGLYLLSGLLMWGQAYILNGVVQRSVYRLREEVAGKINRLPLSYFDRQPRGELLSRVTNDIDNIAQTLQQTLSQLLNGLLTILGVGVMMFVVSPVLGAIAIAAIPVSVVLVSIIGKQSQKQFVLNWRYTGELNGRIEEAYTGHSLVTVFGRRHEAEAAFAESNDQLYGAGFRAQFISGIIMPTMFFVGNLSYVAVAVVGGLRVASGQMQLGDVQAFIQYSRMFTQPITQVASMANLLQSGVASAERVFEVLDATEESADAPGQLNPTRGRVEFESIDFSYDPQKPLITDLSLVAEPGHTIAIVGPTGAGKTTLVNLIMRFYELQAGRITLDGVDITSVPRHALRQNIGMVLQDTWLFHGTIRDNIAYGNPDASEGEILAAARATYVDRFVHSLPDGYDTVIDEEGSNISAGEKQLLTIARAFLADPALLILDEATSSVDTRTELLVQRAMNALRKDRTSFVIAHRLSTIRDADTILVMEHGRIVEQGDHQELLAREGAYYRLYRSQFEGAIEAEVA; encoded by the coding sequence ATGAGCACCGCCCAGTCCTCCCCGAAGGCCGCCCCGCAGCGCCCCGCGTTCGGTCCCGGCGGGGCCGGCCGCGGCCCGGGCGGCCACATGGCCGGGCGCCCGACGGAGAAGGCGACGAACTTCGGCCCCTCGCTGCGCCGGCTGCTCGGGCACCTGCGGCCCGAGCGGGCGCTGATCGGCCTGGTCGTGGTGATGGCCGCGGCCGGCGTCGCCTTCACCGTCGTCGGCCCCAAGCTGATCGGCCGGGCCACCGACATCATCTTCGCCGGCGTGATCGGCAAGTCCCTGCCGGCCACCGTCACCGTGGCGGGGCGCACCGTCGCAGTCACCAAGGACATGGTGATCGAGGGTCTGCGGTCGTACGCCCAGGGCGGTCCGGCGATGCCGGGGCTCAGCGGCGGCGCGGTCACCCCGGCCACCGCCGGCCGGTTCGCCGACATGCTGCAGGGGATGAACGTGGTCCCCGGGCAGGGCATCCAGTTCACCGCACTGGGCACCGTGCTGGGGCTGGCGCTCGGCCTCTATCTGCTGTCCGGCCTGCTGATGTGGGGCCAGGCGTACATCCTCAACGGTGTCGTCCAGCGCTCCGTCTACCGGCTCCGCGAGGAGGTCGCCGGCAAGATCAACCGGCTGCCGCTGTCCTACTTCGACCGCCAGCCCCGCGGAGAGCTGCTCAGCCGGGTCACCAACGACATCGACAACATCGCCCAGACCCTGCAGCAGACCCTCTCCCAGCTGCTCAACGGACTGCTGACGATCCTCGGCGTCGGGGTGATGATGTTCGTCGTCTCCCCGGTGCTGGGGGCGATCGCGATCGCCGCGATCCCGGTCTCGGTGGTGCTGGTCTCCATCATCGGCAAGCAGTCACAGAAGCAGTTCGTGCTCAACTGGCGCTACACCGGCGAGCTCAACGGCCGGATCGAGGAGGCCTACACCGGTCACTCGCTGGTCACCGTCTTCGGTCGGCGCCACGAGGCGGAGGCGGCCTTCGCCGAGAGCAACGACCAGCTCTACGGCGCCGGCTTCCGGGCCCAGTTCATCTCCGGCATCATCATGCCGACGATGTTCTTCGTCGGGAACCTGTCGTACGTCGCGGTCGCCGTCGTCGGCGGCCTGCGGGTGGCCAGCGGCCAGATGCAGCTGGGCGACGTGCAGGCCTTCATCCAGTACAGCCGGATGTTCACCCAGCCGATCACCCAGGTGGCCTCGATGGCCAATCTGCTCCAGTCCGGGGTGGCCTCGGCGGAGCGGGTCTTCGAGGTGCTCGACGCCACGGAGGAGTCGGCGGACGCCCCCGGGCAGCTCAACCCGACCCGTGGGCGGGTCGAGTTCGAGTCGATCGACTTCTCGTACGATCCGCAGAAGCCGCTGATCACCGACCTCTCGCTGGTGGCCGAGCCCGGCCACACCATCGCGATCGTCGGCCCCACCGGGGCGGGCAAGACCACTCTGGTCAACCTGATCATGCGGTTCTACGAGCTGCAGGCCGGCCGGATCACCCTCGACGGGGTCGACATCACCTCCGTCCCCCGTCACGCACTGCGCCAGAACATCGGCATGGTGCTCCAGGACACCTGGCTGTTCCACGGCACGATCCGCGACAACATCGCGTACGGCAATCCCGACGCCAGCGAGGGCGAGATCCTGGCGGCGGCCCGGGCGACGTACGTCGACCGGTTCGTGCACTCGCTGCCGGACGGCTACGACACGGTGATCGACGAGGAGGGCAGCAACATCTCCGCCGGCGAGAAGCAGCTGCTGACCATCGCCCGGGCCTTCCTCGCCGACCCGGCCCTGCTGATCCTCGACGAGGCGACCAGCTCGGTCGACACCCGCACCGAGCTGCTGGTGCAGCGCGCGATGAACGCTCTGCGCAAGGATCGTACGAGCTTCGTGATCGCCCACCGGCTCAGCACGATCCGCGACGCGGACACCATCCTGGTGATGGAGCACGGCCGGATCGTCGAACAGGGCGACCACCAGGAGCTGCTCGCCCGGGAGGGCGCGTACTACCGGCTGTACCGGTCGCAGTTCGAGGGGGCGATCGAGGCGGAGGTCGCCTGA
- a CDS encoding HAD-IA family hydrolase: MTGRTFDGVIFDMDSTLVDSMPAIVRVWSAFADRYGLTVDEPTRLLGRSTRWIIDQYVRADVRDEAMAWITEHELADQDGVVALPGAAEALQAAGPRGAVATSASREMAYARLGAAGLPMPAVLVTASDVVRAKPDPQIFLAAAAGLAAVPADCLVAEDAPNGLRAARAAGMATVAVTTTHPAEQLTALADVVVPDLSHLGLRLDGGRVQVSRR, from the coding sequence ATGACGGGACGTACGTTCGACGGTGTCATCTTCGACATGGACTCGACACTGGTGGACTCGATGCCGGCGATCGTGCGGGTCTGGTCGGCGTTCGCGGACCGCTACGGGCTGACCGTCGACGAGCCGACGCGGCTGCTCGGCCGGTCCACCCGCTGGATCATCGACCAGTACGTCCGGGCCGACGTCCGCGACGAGGCGATGGCCTGGATCACCGAGCACGAGCTGGCCGACCAGGACGGGGTGGTGGCCCTGCCCGGCGCAGCCGAGGCGCTGCAGGCGGCGGGTCCGCGGGGCGCGGTCGCCACCTCGGCGAGCCGGGAGATGGCGTACGCCCGGCTCGGGGCCGCCGGGCTGCCGATGCCCGCGGTGCTGGTCACCGCCAGCGACGTGGTCCGGGCCAAGCCCGATCCGCAGATCTTCCTGGCCGCGGCGGCCGGGCTGGCGGCCGTTCCGGCGGACTGCCTGGTCGCCGAGGACGCCCCGAACGGCCTGCGGGCGGCCCGGGCCGCCGGGATGGCGACCGTCGCGGTGACCACGACACACCCCGCGGAACAGCTCACCGCACTGGCCGACGTCGTGGTGCCCGACCTGAGTCACCTCGGGCTCCGCCTCGACGGTGGCCGGGTGCAAGTCAGCCGTCGGTAG
- a CDS encoding TetR/AcrR family transcriptional regulator: MTRARPLPPSARRDAIIAATMPLLAESGPEVSTRQIATACGIAEGTLFRVFPTKHDLLEATLRASLDPSADIARLRTIDQTLPLDARLRQVVDVLAARSRRVSGLFAALHRPRPGRETAAGEAARDLPGPPDPHADHRHHHPGPPDLHDRQLLTAAVADVLAAGDGADLDPDPATAAAFVRSVVTATLHPILGDALLADPDLLTHLLLKALQKDLT, encoded by the coding sequence GTGACCAGAGCACGACCACTGCCCCCGTCAGCCCGGCGCGACGCCATCATCGCCGCGACCATGCCGCTGCTCGCCGAGTCGGGGCCCGAGGTGTCGACCCGGCAGATCGCCACCGCCTGTGGCATCGCCGAGGGCACCCTGTTCCGGGTCTTCCCGACCAAGCACGACCTGCTCGAGGCGACGCTGCGGGCCTCACTCGACCCCAGCGCCGACATCGCCCGGCTCCGGACGATCGATCAGACGCTGCCGTTGGACGCCCGGCTGCGACAGGTCGTCGACGTCCTCGCGGCGCGGAGCCGGCGGGTGAGTGGCCTGTTCGCCGCCTTGCACCGTCCCCGGCCCGGCCGCGAGACCGCCGCGGGCGAGGCCGCCCGTGACCTCCCCGGACCGCCAGACCCGCACGCCGACCACCGCCATCACCACCCCGGCCCGCCCGACCTGCACGACCGCCAGCTGCTCACCGCAGCCGTCGCCGACGTGCTGGCCGCCGGCGACGGGGCCGACCTCGACCCCGATCCGGCCACCGCCGCCGCGTTCGTACGATCGGTGGTGACCGCGACCCTGCACCCGATCCTGGGCGACGCTCTGCTGGCGGATCCGGACCTCCTCACCCACCTGCTCCTGAAGGCACTCCAGAAGGACTTGACGTGA
- a CDS encoding ABC transporter ATP-binding protein has translation MKHPLNRLLVRHLRPYSGQLVGVVALQFAATIASLFLPTLNASIIDDGVAKGDTPFIWSHGAIMLAVSLVQVICQIGAVLLGSMVAMRFGRDTRAAIFSRVLSFSSREVNRFGAPSLITRNTNDVQQVQMLVLMTCIMILGAPITMVGGVVMALRSDWHMSWLIVVAVVVLGASIGALVSRMVPLFQSMQQRIDVLNRVLREQISGIRVVRAFVREPYETERFAAANGDLTGTAVAVGRLMASMFPVVMLILNVSSVAVLWFGAYQIDAGRIQVGGLTAFLQYLMQILMSGMMAVMMIVMVPRAAVCAERIMEVLDTESSVAPPAEPVRTVTTHGTVTLTGAGFTYPGADSPVLQDISFSMAPGRTTAIIGSTGSGKTTLVNLLPRLHDATEGTVEVDGVDVRRLDPELLWSRIGLVPQKPYLFTGTVASNLRYGNPEATDEELWHALDVAQARDFVEEMPGGLDAPIAQGGTNVSGGQRQRLSIARALVRKPDLYIFDDSFSALDVATDARLRAALEREIVDEAVLIVGQRVSTIAGADQILVLEDGRIVGRGTHEELLADNPTYREIVESQMSAEEAAA, from the coding sequence GTGAAGCATCCCCTCAATCGGCTCCTGGTGCGCCATCTGCGCCCCTACTCCGGCCAGTTGGTCGGGGTCGTCGCGCTGCAGTTCGCCGCGACGATCGCCTCCCTCTTCCTGCCCACCCTCAACGCCTCGATCATCGACGACGGCGTGGCGAAGGGCGACACCCCCTTCATCTGGAGCCACGGCGCCATCATGCTGGCGGTCAGCCTGGTCCAGGTGATCTGCCAGATCGGTGCCGTGTTGCTCGGCAGCATGGTCGCGATGCGTTTCGGCCGCGACACCCGAGCGGCGATCTTCTCCCGGGTGCTCTCCTTCTCCTCGCGCGAGGTCAACCGGTTCGGCGCACCGTCGCTGATCACCCGCAACACCAACGACGTCCAGCAGGTCCAGATGCTGGTGCTGATGACCTGCATCATGATCCTCGGCGCACCGATCACCATGGTCGGCGGCGTGGTGATGGCGCTGCGCAGCGACTGGCACATGTCCTGGCTGATCGTCGTCGCGGTGGTCGTCCTGGGCGCCAGCATCGGAGCGCTGGTGAGCCGGATGGTGCCGCTCTTCCAGTCCATGCAGCAGCGGATCGACGTCCTCAACCGCGTGCTGCGCGAGCAGATCTCCGGCATCCGGGTGGTGCGGGCGTTCGTCCGCGAGCCGTACGAGACCGAACGGTTCGCCGCCGCGAACGGCGACCTGACCGGCACCGCCGTGGCAGTCGGCCGGCTGATGGCCAGCATGTTCCCGGTGGTGATGCTGATCCTCAACGTGTCCAGCGTCGCCGTGCTGTGGTTCGGCGCCTACCAGATCGACGCCGGGCGCATCCAGGTCGGCGGCCTGACGGCGTTCCTGCAGTACCTGATGCAGATCCTGATGAGCGGCATGATGGCCGTGATGATGATCGTCATGGTGCCCCGCGCCGCGGTCTGCGCGGAGCGCATCATGGAGGTCCTCGACACCGAGAGCAGCGTCGCGCCGCCGGCCGAGCCGGTCCGTACGGTGACCACCCACGGCACAGTCACGCTGACCGGCGCCGGCTTCACCTACCCCGGCGCGGACTCGCCGGTGCTGCAGGACATCAGCTTCTCGATGGCCCCAGGGCGGACCACCGCGATCATCGGCTCCACCGGCTCGGGCAAGACCACCCTGGTCAACCTGCTCCCCCGGCTGCACGACGCGACCGAGGGCACGGTCGAGGTGGACGGTGTCGACGTACGACGGCTCGACCCGGAGCTGCTGTGGAGCCGGATCGGGCTGGTCCCGCAGAAGCCGTACCTGTTCACCGGGACGGTGGCCAGCAACCTGCGCTACGGCAACCCGGAGGCGACCGACGAGGAGCTGTGGCACGCCCTCGACGTCGCCCAGGCGCGCGACTTCGTCGAGGAGATGCCGGGCGGCCTCGACGCACCGATCGCCCAGGGCGGCACGAACGTCTCCGGCGGCCAGCGACAACGGCTGTCCATCGCCCGGGCGCTGGTCCGCAAACCTGATCTCTACATCTTCGATGACTCGTTCTCGGCCCTGGACGTGGCCACCGACGCCCGGCTCCGGGCGGCCCTGGAGCGGGAGATCGTGGACGAGGCGGTGCTGATCGTCGGCCAGCGGGTGTCGACGATCGCCGGTGCCGACCAGATCCTGGTGCTCGAGGACGGCCGGATCGTCGGCCGCGGCACCCACGAGGAACTGCTCGCCGACAACCCCACCTACCGCGAGATCGTCGAGTCCCAGATGAGCGCCGAGGAGGCCGCAGCATGA